A genomic stretch from Thermodesulfobacteriota bacterium includes:
- the rsfS gene encoding ribosome silencing factor produces MRKRRRVRKVPRSGRRRRIYIRSQTLRHGGCPINSKKKALALAHAAWEKNSENPVLMDVRNKSDVTDYFLVCSANSTRGVKTIVDNIEKKLDELGQKIIGIEGYAEGNWVLVDSADVVVHVFYEPYRKFYDIESLWSDAPRLSLSFEQAIPGRTGSYDQAQIVE; encoded by the coding sequence TTGCGTAAACGAAGGCGCGTCCGTAAGGTACCTCGTTCCGGACGGCGTCGCCGGATATATATCCGTTCACAAACTCTACGACACGGAGGCTGCCCTATAAACTCCAAAAAGAAAGCCCTGGCCCTTGCCCACGCCGCATGGGAGAAGAATTCCGAGAATCCCGTGCTCATGGATGTAAGAAACAAGAGCGACGTAACCGACTATTTCCTCGTGTGCAGCGCAAACTCCACGAGGGGCGTAAAAACCATAGTAGACAATATAGAAAAGAAGCTCGACGAGCTCGGTCAGAAAATAATCGGCATAGAAGGCTACGCCGAGGGCAACTGGGTGCTCGTGGACTCGGCAGACGTCGTAGTGCACGTCTTCTACGAGCCCTACCGTAAATTCTACGACATAGAGAGCCTCTGGAGCGACGCTCCCAGGCTGAGCCTGTCTTTCGAGCAGGCCATCCCCGGCAGGACCGGCTCTTACGATCAAGCCCAGATCGTGGAATAA
- the ftsZ gene encoding cell division protein FtsZ, producing MEQKAKIKVIGAGGAGGNAVNAMIERGLQGVEFIVANTDSQDLRKSLAHTKIQIGNRTTKGLGSGGNPNLGREAAIEDQIKIAEALEGADMVFITAGMGGGTGTGASPILAQASKDIGALTVGVVTKPFGFEGQKRNRQALEGIENLEKEVDTLIVIPNDRLTEVHKVSILDAFTRADEVLHQAVRGISDIITGTGYINVDFADVKSIMGENGGKALMGSGYAEGSNRAIEAAEAAITSPLLEDISIEGATGILLNVTASPDFGIEELNEACNYIKDRAHEDVNLIFGLVVNPDFKEAVQLTVIATGIQSAAAAAAPRFGKIVTKIPTDIGDDEFEIPAFIRRRGIKEGQ from the coding sequence TTGGAACAAAAAGCAAAAATAAAAGTAATAGGGGCCGGCGGAGCCGGCGGAAACGCAGTAAACGCCATGATCGAAAGGGGTCTTCAGGGCGTTGAATTCATAGTAGCCAACACGGACTCACAGGACTTAAGGAAATCCCTCGCACACACAAAAATTCAGATAGGCAACAGAACGACCAAGGGGCTCGGTTCGGGCGGCAACCCCAACCTCGGGCGCGAAGCCGCTATCGAGGACCAGATTAAAATTGCCGAAGCGCTCGAAGGCGCGGACATGGTTTTCATAACCGCGGGCATGGGCGGCGGAACGGGCACGGGGGCGTCCCCGATACTCGCGCAGGCTTCGAAGGACATTGGCGCCCTTACCGTGGGCGTCGTGACGAAGCCCTTCGGTTTTGAAGGCCAGAAGAGAAACAGGCAGGCCCTCGAAGGAATAGAAAATCTCGAAAAAGAAGTAGACACCCTGATCGTGATACCAAACGACAGGCTCACCGAAGTGCACAAGGTATCGATACTCGACGCCTTCACGCGCGCCGACGAGGTGCTCCACCAGGCCGTGCGCGGCATATCGGACATCATCACCGGCACGGGCTATATCAACGTTGACTTTGCCGACGTGAAGAGCATCATGGGAGAGAACGGCGGGAAGGCCCTCATGGGATCGGGGTACGCCGAGGGCAGCAACAGGGCCATAGAGGCGGCCGAGGCGGCCATAACGAGCCCGCTCCTCGAAGATATTTCGATAGAGGGAGCGACCGGCATACTCTTAAACGTTACGGCTTCTCCCGACTTCGGTATCGAAGAGCTCAACGAAGCCTGTAACTACATCAAGGACAGGGCTCACGAGGACGTGAACCTCATCTTCGGTCTCGTCGTAAACCCGGATTTCAAGGAAGCGGTACAGCTTACCGTAATCGCCACCGGAATTCAGAGCGCCGCGGCCGCAGCCGCGCCGCGGTTCGGGAAGATAGTCACCAAGATTCCGACCGACATCGGGGACGACGAGTTCGAGATCCCCGCATTCATCAGAAGACGCGGAATAAAAGAAGGCCAGTAA
- the ftsA gene encoding cell division protein FtsA — translation MGSEREIIVGLDIGTTKICAIVGEVNPKTGEVEIIGVGTYPSYGLKRGVVVNIDNTIQSVKHAVEEAEHMAGCEIRTVFVGIAGGHIKGISGHGMITIRDREVSKKDIERVIESANAVLIPADREIIHVIPQEYIIDGQSGIRDPIGIYGIKLETRVHIVTGQVTAAQNLVKCIHGAGMDVADVVLEQLASSEAVLTDDEKEIGVVLIDCGGGTTDIAIFIGGSIRYTENVTLGGDNIDRDIALGLSTPLAEARRIKEKYGTAIADMVSPDEMIEVPSVGGKHFRKISRKDLAMVIEPRMDEIFSLVKREIKKSGLEDMMPAGAVITGGSVIMNGTVELAEMILEMPVRMGIPTDVGGLTDIIANPVYSTGVGLVLYGVDYKGDKKLRIRDENVFKKIFDSMKNWFQEFF, via the coding sequence ATGGGTAGTGAGAGAGAAATAATAGTCGGTCTCGATATCGGGACCACCAAAATCTGCGCCATCGTCGGCGAAGTCAATCCCAAGACGGGCGAAGTCGAAATAATAGGGGTCGGAACCTATCCCTCCTACGGCTTAAAGCGCGGCGTGGTCGTAAACATAGACAACACCATACAGTCCGTTAAGCACGCGGTAGAGGAAGCCGAGCACATGGCCGGCTGCGAGATAAGGACCGTGTTCGTAGGCATAGCCGGCGGCCACATAAAAGGCATAAGCGGCCACGGGATGATAACGATCCGCGACCGCGAGGTCTCGAAAAAGGACATCGAAAGGGTCATCGAATCCGCAAACGCCGTGCTCATACCGGCCGACAGGGAAATAATCCATGTCATTCCGCAGGAATACATCATAGACGGGCAGAGCGGCATAAGGGACCCGATAGGAATTTACGGTATAAAGCTCGAAACGAGGGTCCATATAGTTACGGGGCAGGTGACGGCCGCACAGAACCTCGTAAAGTGCATACACGGCGCGGGTATGGACGTCGCGGACGTCGTCCTCGAGCAGCTCGCGTCGAGCGAGGCCGTGCTCACCGACGACGAGAAGGAAATAGGCGTCGTCCTCATAGACTGCGGCGGCGGAACGACGGACATCGCGATATTCATAGGCGGCAGTATAAGGTATACGGAGAACGTGACCCTGGGCGGGGACAACATCGACAGGGACATCGCCCTCGGCCTTTCGACGCCCCTTGCCGAAGCGAGGAGGATAAAGGAGAAATACGGGACGGCCATCGCCGACATGGTTTCTCCGGACGAGATGATAGAGGTGCCGAGCGTCGGCGGCAAGCACTTCAGGAAGATATCGCGTAAGGACCTCGCAATGGTTATAGAGCCGAGGATGGACGAAATTTTTTCGCTCGTAAAGAGGGAGATAAAAAAGTCGGGCCTCGAGGATATGATGCCGGCCGGGGCCGTTATCACCGGCGGGAGCGTCATAATGAACGGCACCGTGGAGCTCGCCGAGATGATACTCGAAATGCCCGTCAGGATGGGTATTCCGACGGACGTAGGGGGCCTTACGGACATTATCGCCAACCCCGTTTATTCGACGGGAGTCGGGCTCGTTTTGTACGGCGTCGATTACAAGGGGGACAAGAAGCTCCGCATAAGGGACGAGAATGTGTTCAAAAAAATATTTGATAGCATGAAAAACTGGTTTCAGGAGTTTTTTTAG
- a CDS encoding FtsQ-type POTRA domain-containing protein: protein MEENSGFAWKKVIIAASVFVVVAAIAAACYVTLRLGMFTVEEVVVTGNNRIPTKEIIKRSGIREGVSSIFFFEDQVEEDIKKNRWISTVEVVKEFPKKVHIEIEEAEVFCIVLGEEGKPLYMSRDGQVLDTGNFDLGLDFPVLIGEGIKDPELLNEALDILELSKNSSTLKWDDISEVHVDSLYGINVFTNDKLRIEFDRDKIAEKWDNLEKILRYSDTLGLSESYINVSSGSKGVVNFR from the coding sequence TTGGAAGAGAACAGCGGGTTCGCCTGGAAGAAGGTCATAATAGCGGCTTCCGTTTTCGTCGTCGTGGCGGCGATAGCGGCGGCCTGCTACGTCACGCTCCGCCTCGGCATGTTCACAGTCGAGGAGGTAGTGGTCACGGGCAACAACCGCATCCCGACCAAGGAGATAATAAAGCGCTCCGGAATCAGGGAAGGCGTCAGCAGCATCTTCTTTTTCGAGGACCAGGTCGAGGAAGACATAAAGAAAAACCGCTGGATAAGCACCGTCGAAGTCGTAAAGGAATTCCCTAAAAAAGTTCACATAGAGATCGAGGAAGCCGAGGTTTTTTGCATAGTGCTCGGGGAAGAGGGAAAGCCCCTTTACATGAGCCGTGACGGGCAGGTGCTCGACACCGGGAATTTCGATCTCGGTCTTGATTTTCCGGTCCTTATCGGCGAAGGTATAAAGGACCCGGAACTACTGAACGAGGCCCTCGATATACTGGAATTATCCAAAAACAGCAGCACGCTGAAGTGGGATGACATATCGGAGGTCCACGTCGATTCCCTTTACGGAATAAACGTATTCACGAACGACAAGCTAAGAATTGAATTCGATAGAGACAAGATAGCCGAGAAGTGGGACAATCTGGAAAAGATACTCAGGTATTCGGACACTCTCGGCCTTTCGGAGTCGTACATCAACGTGAGCTCGGGCTCGAAAGGGGTCGTGAATTTCAGATAG